The Gopherus evgoodei ecotype Sinaloan lineage unplaced genomic scaffold, rGopEvg1_v1.p scaffold_87_arrow_ctg1, whole genome shotgun sequence genomic interval AGGTCTTAGCCATATACCAAAAAGGCGTCCTAAGAAGAGGAAGCGTCGCGTTACCCGCGATAAaagggatatattttaaaatggcttttattcATTGTGGCTCTGACGAATGCACCAAATCGGAGCTGGATTTATTTCAAATAGCCCCCACACAAACCAGTATTGAAAATAGCTTTTATGTAGAGGTGCCTCCTTTGGCCGCTTTAACGGTAAACGCCCCTCTTGAATTTTTTATTTCGGGACATGGGGATCATTACTTAGACCTTAACAACACGCTGCTGTACGTGTGCTGCAAGGTGATAAAAGAAGACGGATCAGACATTGATGATGATGCCCGGGTGGCCCTAACAAACTACCCCATCGCCACTCTTTTTAACCAGCTGGATGTTACTTTAGGCGATCGTCTTATTAGCCAGAGCAACAATTGTTACCCTTACAGAGCCTTAATAGAGCTAATTTTAAACTACAGCCACGACACCCTCGCTACTCAGTTTTCGACAGGCGGATTTTATAAAGACACGGCAGGGGGCCACGAAAGCACCCTTTTGGTCGGCCAGGCCAATGAGGGGTTTATACGCAGGGCCGAACTAACGGCCGGCAGCAGGAAGCTGGATTTGTTGGGACCTTTACACAGCGAtttgttttttcaagaaaaactacTGCTAAACGGCGtggatttaaaaatcaaactaacACGTAGCAAAGATGTTTTTTGCCTCATGAGCGGCACTGCCAACGAGAATTATAAAGTACACATTATTTCGGCGTCCCTGTTTGTAAAACGTGTAAAAGTAACCCCGGGGGTTCGTTTGGGGCACGCTGAAGCTTTAATGACCGCCAACGCTAAGTATCCCGTAGACCGGGTAAGCATAAAGGTGTTTAGCATACCGGCCGGCAGTCGTGTCAGTAACCAGGAAAACCTTTTTTTGGGGCAGCTACCTAAGCAGCTAGTAATCGGTTTTATAGATAACGACGCCTTCAGCGGCAGCTACGTTAAAAACCCTTTTAACTTTAAACATTATAACATTAATTTTGTGGCCTTGTATGTGGATGGCGAACAGGTGCCAGCAAAACCCCTACAACCTGACTTTGAAAATGGAAACTGCGTGAGGGAGTACATGCAGCTCGTGCAGGCTACTGGAAAATATGTAAAAGATCGATCGCTCTTAATTAACCGCGATGAATTTGCCCAGGGCTATACGCTGTACGCCTTTGATTTGACCCCGGATCAGGAGTGCGCCGAccattattctttaattaaaactggaaACCTGAGAGCGGAAATTCGGTTTGCAACGGCTTTGCCCTCTACGGTTAACATGATAGTGTATGGGGTTTTTGATAACGTGCTCGAAGTAAATCATAGAAGAAACGTTCTGTTTGACTATATGTAATCATGAACACTGTGCAGCTACGAGATATTTTATCAAAGGACCCTTCttttttagatgttttttctAGCGATTTGCTTCCGAAAAGTTTTGTGTCCGGAAGACCTTTGGGGCTTATTGTTAACACCCACCCCCATAAGTTACCCGGGGAACATTGGCTGGCCCTTTATTTACCGAAACGTGGGCCCGGCGAGTTTTTTGACTCCTACGGTTTTTCCCCAGACAGTAACTTTTTCCCTAAGTCTATTATGACTTTTTTAAACCGTAACTGTGATAAGGTTGTGTTTCATCAGAGACAACTACAGGACCCCCTAGCTGTAACCTGCGGTTatcattgtattttttaaaaaaaacaacgtAATAAGGGTTTATCttttgattgtattttaaaattgtactCCGATGATTTACCAGAAAATGACCGCTTGGTGGTGcgatttgtaaaaggaaaaagacCCGGCATGCCCAGACCTGTTTTAAGCATGTTTCAACATGTTCAAACGTGTTTATCTTGTCGTGTGTTTAAAGAGGTGCATcaataaaacacaatttttaattttgtttacgtcttttattttacattgttaacCAGTCGATTTTTCGTTTTTTAACAGGGACGCTTTTAAAAGGGGCGGCGTTACTTGTGGCCTTGACCGGCTTTAGCCCTATTTTTAGACGCTCTAAAAATTGTTTATTGGTAACATGCCCTACGACGGTCGTAGGCACGTTTAGCTCTGCCAAGGCTTTCATAAAAACATGCCACCCTTTAGGAGTCCTCTTGTTAGCGAAAGAATAAGAGCCGGTTACCCCTCTGACTAAATCAAGCATGTGAGACCCCTCAATCGCCTTCCCCCGGTACACAAAACGGCCGTTATCAGCCCAAGAAGACACATCTTTACGCTGTTTAAGCttatttaacaatatttcagctttttttttatagcGAGGATTTACCCCCTCCAACACCTCCTGAATAACAAAGTCCGATACATCCCCCTGAACGTTAGGAGGTTGAAGCtcctcttgctcttgctcttgctcaggggaaaaaaaaggtttattttagtCTTTTCCATTTCACCACGCTTGGCCAATACCAGGTATCTTTGCAGGACCGCCTCGTAGAGTTTAGCCTTTTCGTAGTCGGATAAACCGGTTCTTTGAAGAATGTCTTTCATTTCTGAATCCAATTGGCGAGTGGTTGTGGTTCTGATATTTTCTTCACCGCTAGAAGCCCGCTTTATTTGTTCTAACTGGTGGCTAGGAACAAGGTACATTTTTTCGGCGTGTTCCATTATCTGTTAATTAAAAGGCTTGACAGCAGGGGGAGTGCAAAGCTTAACAAAGGGCCAATAAAGCCACCAGTTTGTTTTACaataaccttttttctttttagggatAGATTTTTATCGCTtagctttttaataatttttcggTTTTTTTTAAGGATGCTTATTTGTCGAGGTTTTAGAGGAACGTTTCCTTTTAAAGTGTTAAGCGCTATTTCTGAGATGGCCGCTACTAGGTCGTCAGACGCCGTACAGAGAATAGCCTTTCTCTGAGGCGGCTTGGCTTTgataagaaattttaaaagagccaggTTTTTTTGCACACGGTAAGACATGCTTGTTCgggtggtgattttttttaaatggaggattaataaaaaataactatttttatgggtttttttaaaggtgtATGCACAGGGCCAGTCTGGGAGGAAAAGACCTGTTCTTAACCTGAGGTTTTCGGGCGTTGAAGCGTTTAAATCCACCAGCAGATACCCGTAGGGGTTTTTGGTAGCGTCCTCAAAAGCCtccaaaaaaaattgtgttttaccaGGGTACATTTGCCGGGCCAAAGTGGTGACTTGTAGTTTATCGCGGGGGGTTTTAAAAAGAACCATATATTTagtatttaaattaattgtacggcttttttttccctgacaaaacatattttgcacaATGTACATAATACTTAAGTTTTTGTGGTGTACGTATTTTGTAAAGGCTTTTTCAATTTCACCACTTTCAGAAGCAGACTCCATTAAATCATCTATAATAACCATATTCACTTTATTACTAGGAAATAAATGTTCATCATTAAAAGTATTAGGTAAACCTTCCAAAAATGTAATACATGAAAATTTTTGCAGCAACTCTGTATACAGCGGTTGCCAACAGCTATAACACCACACAATATTTTCAGGCATACATGATAACAGTTTATGACCATTTTCTAACAACTGTTTTATAAAATATGATTTTCCAGAATTTGAGGGCCcacaaagcaaacaggaaaagggATGAACAAACTGAACGTGGTTTTTCATAATAATTAATACCCGTACGGCAAAGTTTTAAAAGCCTCCTCGAGGGCTCTTTTGTCGTAAAtgactttttgggttttttttagagtTCTTGTTTCTATTAACCAGTGTTTTTTTACCCTTACGATTCCTGGCTGCTGTATTACGATTTCTTTTGGGTCCTCTCCCGCGGGGTAATCCCAGACGAGTTCTTTTaagctttcaaaattaattttttcactATTTCCTGAGTTAAGTgtgattccttttaatttcatagaGGTTTTACCGCTGGACAGTTTGTACCCGTATGTTTTAGGTCCCGcggacacaaactccacaatgtgTTCATCTGGGGGTATTTCGCTAGTTAAATCTCCTAAATAATCCCCTAGGGGTGGATTCCACTCCCCTTCTTTACTTACAAAAATTATAGAATCCGTATCATGATAAAGACACCGCTGCTGTAAACGATCTAACAAGCGGTAGAGCTCTAACCGAGCATAAGCGGTGGTAAAGCACGCTATAAACACGTTAGTGTTGCTGGAATGGGTGCAGTGTTCTTTTGCGTACTTCCAAGACACTACGGCTGTATCATCATCGATAAACTCGCACGATGACACATCGTAATAAGGTACAAAAACGTACTTAAAGAGCTCGTCCGGGTCCGTTACTATACTAGTGTTAGTCAAATTTGTTCGCTGACCAAATTTTCCCCACAAggaatttaaaaacagctttgaaatttgTCTTTTTGCGGGGTTTACCTTAATTTTGTTTAGACGCAGACACACACCTTCTTTTTCACGGTACTCTTTAACGTACTGTTCTTTTTTAAGCTTGTCCGTACACCAGTGAGGAAACCCCGAGGCCTCTTGTTTTTGTCTTAGGTGTGTTTTAATATAGTCTGAAAACAGGGCATCTGAAGAGCGGTTAAAATGCCAGACTTCATAAATTTCAGCGATTTTGTACCCTTTGTTTAAAGCCTCCACCAACTCTATTGTGCACCAAGTCCCTGTTAaagccctctcctcctgactgTGCCCGCAGggatccttttgttttgtttctgcacaAAGGGCGCACAGGGGAAACATTAGTTTACCATCAACCCTGTATGGTAACACGGGAAAATACAAACCTCTTGGAGGGTACACTTTAACCTTGGCTATGCCAAAGTACTGGCCGATATCCCCAAAACCCTCATACACAATAACGGGATGTCCCACAGGGTACTGTTTAGTTTTGTTAACAAATGGGTAGAGGCTGGTAAAATCGTAGTAATGAACCTGCTCCCCGGGCTGCGGTTTGTAATAAAGGCAAATGGCGTTTGTTCTACCACCGTAAAGGGCGTCTCTAGGAACCAAAGGCTGTGGCagctttttttctcttaaaaatttTTCCACCCGGTTATCGTTTGCTAGCATGGCCTGCCACTCGTGTTCCCACACGGTCCTTACCTCAAAcccctggctttttaaaaattcagccttaATAATGGTTCGGTTGTACAGCTGTCCGTAGGTTGCCTTAAGCAACGGGTTGTAATCATTTTCGCAATAGCAAATGGGGCACCCGTGAAAAAAACACCCGTTAAATTCAAAGGCCGTGGGTTTACCAGCTATAATGGCGTAACCGTCCAAAAAATAGGACCCAGTTTTAAACTCGCCACCCTGCAAAGCGTgttgaatgtaaatattttcagtgtgggcTACGTACATCAACCACTGAATGGCCGGCGTGGAATATCTCTTCTGCTGTTTGTGGTAATTGTCTAACGGCAAAAGCGCTATGGTTTGcggctttaaaaaattaaaccggTACATGGCCATGCAAATCGAGGCCAATGTGAGGTGCTGAAAGGGATCTATACACTTAGTAACCACTTCCTCATTATCCTTTCCGGGGTTTTTAACAATTTGCttttctgtcatttttataaCTTCGTTTCTGAACCGGTCGCAAGCCTCTCGCAAAATTTCAACATCTTTTTGACAATAATAGCGTAGTTCTTTTTGAAGATCAAAGCTGTTTTGGCGGTTGTGTTGGTAccagtttaaaaattcttttttttcttcaggcaTCATGTAGTCTACTCCAAAGTACTCTATTTCGGGCATAGGTCCCACATAGTTTTGATTTTTAACGTTGTTAAAAAAGTGCGGAAAGTACCCCTTCGCTTCCTCAAACCCCATAGCTTTGGGTAACTTGCTAagtttcatggggagaaaatttaAAGAATCTATAAATTTAATGGCTAAGTTTACCACCGTCACACAAATAAGTTTTCCCCCTTGCGTTACAGTGCTAACagccattttttctttaattaactgCCTCAGAATAAAATAACTATCGTAACCTTTAGCGTTATGAGCAATAAAAGTGTATCCCTTAAAGCGCTTGTCTACAAAGGTTAAAACAAACTCGCTAATGCATTCTTCCCCCTTAAATTCCCAGctagtttctttatttaaatgcaaagcaTAAACATAATTTGGCACGTGTACCCCCGTTTCCTGCATACAttcaaaatcataaaacacaTAATCCTTTCCCTCTTCTGGAGACCAAATATTACGCATATAACACTCGTGACCCTCTATGTTGTCGGTTTTTTGATGGCACTGGGGACACTTTTTGCTTCTACACTGGTGATTTTTAACCATGTAGAAGCCGCATTTATcgcaaaaaattctgtttttacaaTCAACTTTACCGCTGGTCGCCAAAGCGCTGTGCCTTTCTAAACAGTCGTCAGACCTGCAAAACAGCTTACAGTTGGggcatcttttttttccaccgGCCACTTCGAGGCACTCGGCGCTATTACACGTACGGCAGTGGTTTTTACAGGCGTGCTGGTGTTTGTGGCTATAGGGAGCGTAACAGTAGTTGCACAAATACGGGGCGCCTATAAaggctttaatatttaaaataccgtaaaaatgtttgttatgtaacaaaacaaaaacagtttgggaACGCTGTACACCCCCAGTTGTAAAAAAACACCAATTTCCATTTTCATAATACAAAACGGTAATAGCTACCCCCAAGCGCTCTTCGAAAGAGCTCACGTCTGTCAAGCTAATCATTTTTTGGTCCGAAAACCCCAACTCCTGATGAAGGTGTTTGGCCCCCTCTAACAGCTCTGCATCTGTAAGTTTTTTATCTGATAAAAGACCCAGCACGCTACCGGCAAAACATaagttgttaccctgattatttaaatcaattaaatgttttctttttttttcaataattttacTGTACGTAATAGTTTTTAGGGGTCTTACAGACCCAACTCCACCAAGCCTGTTTCTAATTATTGTAACAACCAGGCGTAAAGTTCCGGACCCCACAATCTCTGCATTACTTTGCAACACATTAAcgatgttatttaaaaaatctatgGCGTTTAAATTTTCCCAAGGCCTCCGTAAAGAAAAGAGTGGGTGATTTAGCCCCGGGGCATCTAAGCGTAGCTGTACAAAATCTTCAGGACCCACCTGATTATTAATATCATCTAGCAAATTTTGAATAGCAATGTCGATGGCCACCATGGCTTCTGTGAACCCCGTTACTCTGTCCAAATTAGCAAAACGAAATTCCTGAAAATATTCATATGCGTTAAACTCTCTTCGGGGTCTTATCCAGTGTCTTACACGCTCCAAATACACCTCTGGTGGTGTATCAGGAGCGGGGGAATCTGGAccttcagaagaagaagaaggggtgggagggtctatttccctttcttggttggggggttgtttttttaaaatagctttggctttttttattctttttgccAAAAGCCTTCTTAACATTttagattttttccatttttttttccaacccctttttacatttttagGTTTCATGTGTAgtcaccctcttccttccccctttaaCGCGCTTTCCACCTTTTCAATTAGTGCCCGGGTGTCTGCTATTTTTTGGTCTAAAACAACCCtttcttctggaaaattttgtttttgaaataccTCAAGAATTAGCTTTGAAAACTTTTTATCTATTAAACGCTTTAAAGATGAACAAACACTAAACAGCTCGTTACAAGCAGCAACGGATGCGGCCAGCCCCACAGGAAGATTGTTATTTGTAGCAAGGCTTTTGCGGGTTCCGAGAGCTTGGGGGTTAACTTCTTCACCCTGCTCGAACCCACCCCTAGACATGGTTCCTTCTACagagttgtttatttttaaagctgattGGGTCGGGGAGGCATAGGTCTGTTGAAAACGAGGGGCTTTACCGCCTTCGCCTCGCTTACCATGGTTTTTGAAAGTTGTAGAGGTAGCTTTGGGCGGTTCAAAAGCGGGGGGTCtgagccccttcccccccgccctgaAAACGGATGCTGTTTTAGAGGTAGACTTTTTGGCCTTTTTTAATGccggctggttttgttcaataaggGATTTAGACGTACAGGGCTGTTCAAAATCGGTGTGCTTAATACCCTTGCTTCCGACTGCAGCTGCCTCAGAGGGAAATTTTTTGCCCCTCTTTAAAGGTTGCGGGCTTTGGGCAATAAGGGATTTGGACGTGCAGGGCTGTTCAAAATCGGTGTGCTTAATACCCTTGCTTCCAACTGCAGCTGCCTCAGAGGGAAATTTCTTGGCCCCTTTAAGCGCTCTTCCCTTCAACATTTCTTCTTGAGGAATAACGCTTGATAAGTCTGCCGATAcacataaaaaatgttttttagcactggggtttgtttttttttactaacaacaacaaacatgtcccccaaatatatatattttaaaaacgttTTTGCAATAAGGGGGCTAAAAACCGCGTTTAAGTATAATGTACAAAATAAAGCGCTCTTTTAGTTTACACCCCCCTTGGGGCTGTACAACGGCAGCTTTTGTACAATAAAACctttaagggtttttttccctaACAATAACAAACAAACCCCTAAAATACACACTATTTCCCacgtcaatttaaaaaaaaaccacatatttaaaaaacagttcacACCTTCGTCTGTAATTTCAGGAAAACCTATTGGGTGGTTTTGACTTCCATcttgttctaaattaaaaaaataaaaaaaattaaacctttttttcttaaaaataaattatacttgTGTAGCATATTAATCGGCTTACCAAAATTTAAAGCTTCTAGCGCGGCATCTGGAATGTCAAGAAAAAAGTTCTCgtcctatttaaaagaaaaaatgttggcTTTTAACTAACTATAAAGCTGTTATAATATCTTGGCGGCCCATACAAATTATAGTAAGGTTTCTTACCATGTTGTTGCTCCCCATAACGGTAGAAGTCTTGTATTAGCAATATTTCTTTAACAGCCTTGTTCAGTTTTTTGTCCCCCTATTTATAGGTTTAaacctgctttttttaaaaaaaaaggttttgcccccccacacccaaaattaatatttaaaaaggcgtttctttaaaaaaacagggtGTGTAAAGGGCACTTTTCTAGGAAAAAAGGCGGGTGTAGTTTTGGGGGGTGCCACATACTTTAGCTTTAATGGCTAACAATGTTATTTTTTATAGTCAAGGTGTTTAAACAGTTAATAAAAAGCCTTTGTAAATGGTAATATACCTATTTACAGCTTTGTaaccaaaaagtttttaaaaactgcaacctgtattttttaaatctgttatacgtccttggtttttaaaacaaaactgctaatttaaaaataaaccacctTAAACTTTTAC includes:
- the LOC115644080 gene encoding uncharacterized protein LOC115644080 isoform X1 codes for the protein MGSNNMDENFFLDIPDAALEALNFEQDGSQNHPIGFPEITDEDLSSVIPQEEMLKGRALKGAKKFPSEAAAVGSKGIKHTDFEQPCTSKSLIAQSPQPLKRGKKFPSEAAAVGSKGIKHTDFEQPCTSKSLIEQNQPALKKAKKSTSKTASVFRAGGKGLRPPAFEPPKATSTTFKNHGKRGEGGKAPRFQQTYASPTQSALKINNSVEGTMSRGGFEQGEEVNPQALGTRKSLATNNNLPVGLAASVAACNELFSVCSSLKRLIDKKFSKLILEVFQKQNFPEERVVLDQKIADTRALIEKVESALKGEGRG
- the LOC115644080 gene encoding uncharacterized protein LOC115644080 isoform X2 — protein: MGSNNMDENFFLDIPDAALEALNFEQDGSQNHPIGFPEITDEDLSSVIPQEEMLKGRALKGAKKFPSEAAAVGSKATS